From a single Flavobacteriales bacterium genomic region:
- a CDS encoding LptF/LptG family permease, whose amino-acid sequence MKILDLYIIRKFLGTFFFTITLIIMVSVVFDFSEKVDDFIEKQAPLRAIMFDYYLNFIPYFANLFSPLFIFIAVIFFTSRMASNTEIVAILSSGVGFPRLLRPYMLSALVLASTSFVLNNWVIPPANAKRLAFEDIYIHDPFYFSGKNIHRQISPGTFIYFESYNAQVDIGHRFTLEKIEHEQLTFKLSGDFARWDTTRNLWTVENFREHIFDGTHETLREGSRLDTVFDFFPGDFKMRDNNVETMDYGALNSFINEEKMRGSSKVEIYEVEKYKRMVFPFATFILTALAVALASRKVRGGIGLHIGLGMLIGFTYILFMQVFTTFAIQGGIPPMIAVWIPNVIYGLLALTLLRLAPK is encoded by the coding sequence GTGAAGATCCTCGATCTATACATCATCCGGAAGTTTCTCGGAACTTTCTTTTTCACGATCACACTCATTATCATGGTGTCGGTGGTGTTCGACTTTTCCGAAAAGGTGGATGACTTTATCGAAAAGCAAGCACCCTTGCGGGCCATTATGTTCGACTATTACCTGAATTTCATTCCTTACTTCGCCAACCTGTTCAGTCCCCTGTTCATCTTTATCGCCGTTATCTTCTTTACATCCCGGATGGCGTCCAATACGGAGATCGTGGCCATCCTGAGCAGTGGCGTGGGCTTTCCCAGGTTGTTGCGACCCTATATGTTGTCTGCGTTGGTGCTGGCTTCCACTTCCTTTGTATTGAACAACTGGGTGATTCCTCCCGCCAATGCGAAGCGACTGGCATTCGAGGATATATACATCCATGATCCGTTTTATTTCAGCGGAAAAAACATCCACAGGCAGATATCTCCGGGCACGTTCATCTACTTTGAGAGCTACAACGCCCAGGTAGACATCGGCCACAGGTTCACCCTGGAGAAGATCGAGCATGAACAACTTACATTCAAGTTGTCGGGCGATTTTGCCAGGTGGGATACCACACGAAACCTGTGGACTGTAGAGAACTTCCGTGAACATATCTTCGATGGCACACATGAGACGTTGCGGGAGGGGTCCCGGCTGGATACGGTATTCGATTTTTTCCCGGGCGACTTCAAAATGCGCGATAACAATGTGGAAACAATGGACTACGGGGCGTTGAACAGCTTCATCAATGAGGAGAAGATGCGCGGATCATCCAAGGTGGAGATTTATGAGGTGGAGAAATACAAGCGCATGGTGTTCCCGTTCGCTACCTTCATTCTCACCGCCCTTGCCGTGGCTTTGGCAAGCAGAAAAGTAAGGGGAGGGATCGGACTTCACATCGGATTGGGTATGCTGATCGGCTTCACCTACATTTTATTCATGCAGGTGTTCACTACGTTTGCCATCCAGGGGGGCATCCCGCCCATGATCGCAGTTTGGATTCCGAATGTGATTTATGGCTTGCTGGCGCTGACGCTGCTGCGCCTCGCACCCAAGTAA